In the Calditrichota bacterium genome, one interval contains:
- a CDS encoding undecaprenyl-diphosphate phosphatase: GGNGVVQGLTEFLPVSSSGHLALSRHLLGVGLAEDVGFEVSVHAGTLVAVVLFFWKRLLDIVRGAVKGERAALFWILYLAIGTLPAGAIGLYFKDTVARLFNDLSMVAAAWMFTAGLLYISERLAGSRIIPERMGAWRALAIGIGQAVAILPGVSRSGATIATGLICGVDRKGAVDFSFLLSLPVILGAILLTVGDWMEGSVVLAGPHIAGAITAAMSGYLAIAVMLKVVVGRGLKWFAFYCLALGIGTFMFL; this comes from the coding sequence GGCGGTAATGGGGTGGTGCAAGGTTTGACCGAGTTCCTTCCGGTCTCATCGAGCGGTCATCTGGCGCTTTCAAGACATTTGCTTGGAGTCGGTCTGGCCGAAGATGTAGGCTTCGAAGTTTCCGTTCATGCCGGTACGCTGGTGGCTGTCGTTCTCTTTTTCTGGAAGAGGCTGCTCGATATTGTCCGGGGTGCAGTCAAGGGGGAACGAGCGGCCCTTTTCTGGATACTTTATCTAGCCATAGGGACGCTTCCGGCAGGTGCAATCGGACTATACTTCAAAGATACCGTTGCCCGGCTTTTTAACGATCTCTCCATGGTTGCCGCTGCGTGGATGTTTACTGCGGGACTGCTTTATATTTCGGAACGGCTGGCCGGATCGCGTATTATTCCGGAGCGAATGGGGGCCTGGCGGGCGCTGGCGATTGGCATCGGGCAGGCGGTAGCGATCCTGCCCGGAGTCTCGCGCAGCGGAGCTACCATTGCCACCGGGCTTATCTGCGGTGTCGATCGCAAAGGTGCAGTTGACTTTTCGTTTCTACTGTCGCTTCCCGTGATACTGGGTGCGATCTTGTTGACCGTCGGCGATTGGATGGAGGGTAGTGTAGTTCTTGCCGGGCCGCATATAGCGGGAGCCATCACTGCCGCGATGTCCGGGTATCTGGCTATTGCTGTTATGCTCAAGGTAGTCGTCGGGCGAGGCTTGAAGTGGTTTGCGTTCTATTGTCTAGCACTCGGGATTGGGACTTTTATGTTTCTTTAG